In a genomic window of Variovorax paradoxus:
- a CDS encoding isocitrate lyase/PEP mutase family protein gives MTSSRQALRQRITHGPTLWFGGAQDALSALLVDQSEFDGIFSTGFGVSAALLGQPDMELYTLSENVATVNRMANVVRKPIFVDADTGYGSVLNVGRAVREFEKAGAAALQLEDQVSPKRCPAAAAPSTLVSIDDAVARIKAALDARLDPDLLIVARTDAQDPGEALERAARYAEAGADLIQPISRTFERYEQLAQLREACGRRLSLMLMAGTWMTALTREQIESVAAFASYPIAGLLTTVHTVQANLRELARRRSGDFADLPFAQTSMADFKHIIGWHALEERQAHYEVR, from the coding sequence ATGACTTCATCCCGCCAGGCCCTGCGCCAGCGCATCACCCACGGCCCGACGCTCTGGTTCGGCGGCGCGCAGGACGCGCTGTCGGCCCTGCTGGTCGACCAGTCCGAGTTCGACGGCATCTTCAGCACCGGCTTCGGCGTCTCGGCCGCGCTGCTGGGCCAGCCCGACATGGAGCTCTACACGCTAAGCGAGAACGTCGCCACCGTGAACCGCATGGCGAACGTGGTGCGCAAGCCGATCTTCGTCGACGCCGATACCGGCTACGGCAGCGTGCTCAACGTGGGCCGGGCCGTGCGCGAATTCGAGAAGGCCGGCGCCGCGGCGCTGCAGCTCGAGGACCAGGTCAGCCCCAAGCGCTGCCCGGCCGCCGCGGCGCCCTCCACGCTGGTGTCCATCGACGACGCGGTGGCGCGCATCAAGGCCGCGCTCGATGCGCGCCTCGACCCCGACCTGCTGATCGTCGCGCGCACCGATGCCCAGGACCCGGGCGAGGCGCTCGAGCGCGCCGCGCGCTATGCCGAGGCCGGCGCCGACCTGATCCAGCCGATCTCGCGCACCTTCGAGCGCTACGAGCAGCTGGCGCAGCTGCGCGAGGCCTGCGGCCGGCGGCTGTCGCTGATGCTGATGGCCGGCACCTGGATGACGGCGCTGACGCGCGAACAGATCGAGAGCGTGGCGGCCTTCGCGAGCTATCCGATCGCGGGCCTGCTGACCACCGTGCACACGGTGCAGGCCAACCTGCGCGAACTGGCGCGCCGCCGCTCGGGCGATTTCGCCGACCTGCCCTTCGCGCAGACCTCGATGGCCGACTTCAAGCACATCATCGGCTGGCATGCGCTCGAGGAACGGCAGGCGCACTACGAGGTCCGCTGA
- a CDS encoding tripartite tricarboxylate transporter substrate binding protein, which translates to MRTLTLIGRVVTAGSLALGLGGAALAQDAAYPTKPIRLVVPYPPGGATDVAARMLGPRLQEELGQTVLVDNRPGAGGNIAMVNVVQSPPDGYTLAVTLTGMLSINPVIYKKAGFQASDFVPVARVSLAPLLLVVPEKSPYKNVQELLAAGKKAGKGGMPYGSAGAGGLSHLASEAFNANADGNFTHVPYKGGAPLVQALMANEVSWGLLGTGDVRSFIQSGKLKAIGQLRNGRSELWPEVPTLTEQGVPGGVDFDVWFGVVAPAKTPPAVVKLLGEKIAKITAEPAFRKRLNDLGGVAPATGNTPEAFAEVLKRELAILPKAAQDAGLQLD; encoded by the coding sequence GTGCGTACCCTCACCCTCATCGGCCGTGTCGTCACGGCGGGATCCCTGGCCCTGGGCCTGGGCGGCGCCGCCCTGGCGCAGGACGCGGCCTATCCGACCAAGCCGATCCGCCTGGTCGTTCCCTACCCGCCGGGCGGCGCCACCGACGTGGCCGCGCGCATGCTGGGCCCGCGCCTGCAGGAGGAGCTGGGCCAGACCGTGCTGGTCGACAACCGGCCCGGCGCGGGCGGCAACATCGCCATGGTCAACGTGGTGCAGAGCCCGCCCGACGGCTACACGCTGGCGGTGACGCTCACGGGCATGCTGTCGATCAACCCGGTCATCTACAAGAAGGCGGGCTTCCAGGCTTCCGACTTCGTGCCGGTCGCGCGCGTGTCGCTGGCGCCGCTGCTGCTGGTGGTGCCCGAGAAGTCGCCGTACAAGAACGTGCAGGAACTGCTGGCCGCGGGCAAGAAGGCCGGCAAGGGCGGCATGCCCTACGGCTCGGCCGGCGCGGGCGGGCTCTCGCACCTGGCGTCGGAAGCCTTCAACGCCAACGCCGACGGCAACTTCACGCACGTGCCCTACAAGGGCGGCGCGCCGCTGGTGCAGGCGCTGATGGCCAACGAGGTGAGCTGGGGCCTGCTGGGCACGGGCGACGTGCGCAGCTTCATCCAGTCGGGCAAGCTCAAGGCCATCGGCCAGCTGCGCAACGGCCGCTCCGAGCTGTGGCCCGAGGTGCCGACCCTGACCGAGCAGGGCGTGCCCGGCGGCGTGGACTTCGACGTCTGGTTCGGCGTGGTCGCGCCCGCGAAGACGCCGCCCGCGGTGGTCAAGCTGCTCGGCGAGAAGATCGCCAAGATCACGGCCGAGCCGGCCTTCCGCAAGCGGCTCAACGACCTGGGCGGCGTGGCGCCCGCGACCGGCAACACGCCCGAGGCCTTCGCCGAGGTGCTCAAGCGCGAACTGGCGATCCTGCCGAAGGCGGCGCAGGACGCGGGCCTGCAGCTCGATTGA